The Rhizobium rosettiformans genomic sequence GCCGCCGGTCATCGACGTCGAATACAATGGCGAATCCAGCTGCCGCTTCCGCCTCTCGCCGGAAAAGGCACGCGAAAAGATGCAGGTCTTCATGGATCGTCTCGAGCGGCACTATGGCAAGCGTCCGGTCATCTACACGGCCCCCGACTTCTACAAGGACAATCTGCGCGGCCACTTCCTCGATTACCCCTTCTGGCTCCGCTCGGTCGCGGCCCATCCCTCCAAAGTCTATCCGGGCCGCAAGTGGGTCTTCTGGCAGTATTCCGGCTCCGGCCTCTCCCAGGGCGTCAATGGCAAGATCGATCTGAATGTCTTCTATGGCTCGGTCGCCGACTGGCAGAATTGGGTCGCGGGCAAGAAGAGCTGGGAGAGGGTCGCGGGCCTGCGTTGAGGCCCGCGTCGACACAAGGGTGTCAGATAGGCGACGGCTCCGTCACGGGCGGATCGCGCGTCTCGTCGGGATTGGGTGTCGGCACCTCGTCCGGCAAGACGTCCGGCTGCGGCTCCTCGATCGGGACTTCCGGAGCCCAGGTCGGAGCGGGCATCGGGGGCTGGTCGTCATAGGGTGTGGAAGGGTTTGGGGTCGTCATGATCATCTCCCTGAGAGCCGCCCGCCGCGGAACGCGGACGGGCTCGGCATCAGGAAGTAGCAATTCCGCCGCCCTCGACTTTGTTCCTGAAAACCCAGCCGGCTTCATTGCCGCCGTTCTGCGCTCCTCGCATCCGTGCCGGAACTTTACCCTTGTCCATATTGTTCGATCCACCGGATGAACCGAGGGAGAAGGCGAGCGGATGGATGAACAACGATCAAGGCCCGAAGACGAGCGTCCGGTCGATCCGGAATACCGGGTGTTTCCCAAAAGCTGGGGCGCGGAATACATCGCTGCCGGCGAGGTGAGGTTTCGCTTGTGGGCCTCGGGCATCGAGACACTCAACCTTCGCCTGATCGATGAAGAGGTGCCGATGACGGCCATGGGCGATGGCTGGTGGGAGCTTCTCGCGACCAATATCGCGCCAGGGACGCCTTATGCCTTCGTGCTCCCGGATGGGAGACATGTCCCCGATCCCGCCGGTCGCGCTCTGGAGTCGGATGTTCACGGTCCGTCGCTCGTTGTCGATCCGACCGCCTATCGCTGGAAGAACAGAGGCTGGACGGGCCGTCCCTGGTCTGAAGCAGTAGTCTATGAAATCCACGTGGGGACTTTCACCGACGAAGGCACATTTGCGGCGGCAGCGGCAAGATTGCCTGCCCTTGCAGATCTTGGGGTGACAGTGGTTCAATTGATGCCCGTTGCCGCCTTCGGGGGTAAGCGCGGCTGGGGTTACGACGGCGTACTTCTCTACACGCCCCATCCGTCTTATGGCTCCCCCGATGACATGAAGGCCTTCATAGATGCCGCCCATGGCCTCGGTCTGATGGTCATGCTCGATGTCGTTTACAATCACCTGGGGCTCGATGGAAATCATCTGCAAGTCTACGCGCCGGATCTCTTCATGGCTGAAGGCACCCCCTGGGGACCGAGGCCGGATGTGTCCCGCAAGCCGATGCGTGACCTCATCGCGGAAAACGCGCTTTACTGGCTGGAAGAATTTGCCCTCGACGGCCTCCGCTTCGATGCCGTCGACCGGATTGAAGACGCAGACAGCGACGAGCACTTCGTCGAAGAGCTGGCGCTTCTGATCCGCAAGACTTTGCCGGGGCGTCACGTCCATCTGGTGGTCGAAGACAGCCGCAACATCACGGCTCTGCACGAGCGAAGCGAAGACAATGCGGTCCGCCTCTATGACGCGGTCTGGAATGATGGCTATCACCACCTTATCCATGCCTGGGCCACCGGCGAGCATGTTGGGCATTTCAAGGTTTTCGCCCAGAACTTCTGGCCACGCATCACAAAGACGCTCGCAACCGGCTTCGCCATCCAGGGTGAGCGGATCGAGGGCAAAGGCGATGCATTGGTGGGCGAACCAAGCGGCCACCTGCCGCCCGTCACCTTCATCAACTTTCTGCAGAACCACGATCAAATCGGCAATCGCGGCCGCGGCGATCGCTTGTGGAGCCTCATCGACCCCGATCTTGCCGAGCGATTGATGGCGATCTTGCTGCTCGCGCCGCAGATTCCGATGCTCTTCATGGGCGATGAATTCCGATCACGCGGCAAGTTCTTCTTTTTCAGCGACTACCCTTCGGATTTCGATCAGAACTCTCCCGAGGATCGACTGCGGGAAGCCATAGCTTTTGGCACTGACGACCTCGAGCTTCAGGAAATTCGCGACCCCAATGATCTCGAAACCTTCATCGCCTCCAAGCTCGATTGGCAGGAGGCTGAAACCAAACGAGGGATGGTTTCACGAACCATCTGCCGTGACCTGATCGAAAAACGAAAGCGTCACCTGATGCCTCGGCTTGCAGATGTTGGCGGCGGCGTCGGCCTTGTGCTGATGGCGGAGGAGGGGAGGCTGGCAATCGATTGGCAGCTGGGGGAGCATCGCTGGCAGTTGCGGGCAAATTTCAGCGATGAGACTGCAACGCTGCCGCCGGTCCATGGAGCCACCATCCATGTCATGCCGCCCGAAGCTCAGTCAGACATGCGGGATCT encodes the following:
- the treZ gene encoding malto-oligosyltrehalose trehalohydrolase; the protein is MDEQRSRPEDERPVDPEYRVFPKSWGAEYIAAGEVRFRLWASGIETLNLRLIDEEVPMTAMGDGWWELLATNIAPGTPYAFVLPDGRHVPDPAGRALESDVHGPSLVVDPTAYRWKNRGWTGRPWSEAVVYEIHVGTFTDEGTFAAAAARLPALADLGVTVVQLMPVAAFGGKRGWGYDGVLLYTPHPSYGSPDDMKAFIDAAHGLGLMVMLDVVYNHLGLDGNHLQVYAPDLFMAEGTPWGPRPDVSRKPMRDLIAENALYWLEEFALDGLRFDAVDRIEDADSDEHFVEELALLIRKTLPGRHVHLVVEDSRNITALHERSEDNAVRLYDAVWNDGYHHLIHAWATGEHVGHFKVFAQNFWPRITKTLATGFAIQGERIEGKGDALVGEPSGHLPPVTFINFLQNHDQIGNRGRGDRLWSLIDPDLAERLMAILLLAPQIPMLFMGDEFRSRGKFFFFSDYPSDFDQNSPEDRLREAIAFGTDDLELQEIRDPNDLETFIASKLDWQEAETKRGMVSRTICRDLIEKRKRHLMPRLADVGGGVGLVLMAEEGRLAIDWQLGEHRWQLRANFSDETATLPPVHGATIHVMPPEAQSDMRDLSRFPAASLIVACG